The DNA region AGCTTCTTAAAATTGTTTCTTTGTTTCTTAATTATGAATATCTTTTGGTTGAAAATATTTTCCCCTTCCCCCGTTTTCTTTCATGTTTACACAAAAATGATTTACTAATATATCATGGCAGTCTGTTATGCCTGAAGGTGCATTGGTTGGTGCATGGACTAAATCAGGGCATAAGCTTTGGATCAAAAGATTAAGACGAACTTCAACCTTAACAGAGTTTCTTCAGGTATGAGATTGCTATTTCTTTGAACAGTAATCTAATTATATCATTGACAATGCAATACATAATTATCTTAATGTATATTCAGGTTCTTGCTGATTTTGTGGATGCCATAAATGAGGAATGGCCCAACCAATGCAATGTGGAGGACATGCCTTCAAACATGACACTGGAAGAGATAATTGCATGTTTTAAGACTTTATCTTGCACTACTTCAGCAATTGCACTTTGGTTGGTAAAGTTGGACACTTTCATTGCTCCAAAACTTAAAAGTGTGTATTCCGAAAGAAAAACAAGACTTAGTTGCAAATCGGGAAGGTAAACACCATTTGGTAGAGTTTTATCTTTCCAATACTATTTTATTCTTCTAAATTTTTCCCATAAGTTAATCAAACTGCATCAACATTTTCTCAAGAAAACCACATATGAAAACACAAAACAATAGTTCTCAGCATTAGGCCTTGCTCCTTTTATTTTTCTCCCTTCATAGTTAACACCGGTAACTAGCCTCATAGTTTTGGGAAATCAATTTTCACCCTTAAGCCTTAtccaaaacaaatttatttatttttgaataaatgattAGAGCTTATTTGTTTATCGCTCAATATCATGTAGGAGTGCCCGTGCCCACAACTCATGACCGTTCCTGAGGAAATGGAACTAGTCCAAGCCAAGTTGCTGCACTTTTGAATTAGATGTATGATTCTCAGGCCTCACAACTACAAATGAACATGGAGACTGATGTTAAGTGGCAAAGGTTAGTTAAAACCTCTAAAATAGCATATTTGATTATTCGGGATGGTATAAAATACAAGGCGAATGAGATACACGAGGATGAAGTCTCTGATCATAGTTGTTATTATCGTTCCATTTTTTTAGCTTATATGcagtattattaattagttcGATATCTTGATCTTGACTAAGAATGTACtgtaaataataacattaaggGGTAAGTTCCGTTTTTGTTACAAGTATATGAGAATTATACCTCAGTACTATATACTCTATTTGgctagttattattattatcttttgtgGCAGACGATAGATCAATTGATGATgcaattttgaaaatttcctTTTTGTTGGGCTGATGAACATTTGTAATGTTAAATAAAGGCTATCCATGACAAGTATTCAGAAACtacttttatgattttttttttcaacccaCATTCTGAAGCCCTTTTTGCCATCTCTGCAATGTTCTGGATCATTTAAAGGAATGtcgaattaatttttaaaatcttattaactaattttttattttttattttatcaaatcaataaatttatataattaattttgcagcaaatatctttatttagtttcatttatttattattatatttaaattaattttatatacatatttaaaattttctttttcaaaaaatctctaAGAAGTTGAAAACAATTTTATCtctatgataatttttttttagcaatGGAggaaggatttttttttttgtttcaaaactcagatttgagttggtgttgtgttttgtttggatcaaatttttattttggatttttataatttgaataatattttcaaaactgTTGGTGAGTCGTTTGATGCTACGTTCTCGCCGTAAATGAGATGtagttagatattttttttttatcttttttaataaaaagtcaATGTAGGTATTTTTTCCATTATTTTTATGGGTTGACAAAACATTTTTCAGTGTTTACCGATCTTCGGTCAAAGATAATTTTTAATGCCGCTCTGAATATTTGGTAAAGATTTTTTAccatttgattgatttattcGGCTTACTCTACTTTGTCACcttgaaaaaattatatgacGGTTGGATTTCgttatttaaattctaattattacaaattttgtatattatttaacccttaattttttttttgatgcatttttttttatattcatgtaattatttgtttgaattaatGAAAATCGAACTTAACTTGGATCGAAGAAATTTTATTAATCCAAATTTTCCACGACCTACTTTCAAACTTGTTGGGAGTAGGGGTAATCAGCCGGAACAGTTCTATTTTTACGAGTTGAGAGACTAGACTGAAAGAACAAAGTGGACTAAAGGCCAAGAAGAGGAAAGTAAACGGAAGCTAATAAGgaaaaaaacacttttttatttctatatctaTAAGAAAAAGGGTATTTCATGTCCTTTCCTTATTATTTAGGATTTTCAATATTGACTTAGCTTTCTTTCTTTAGTGGTATGGCTTCCTCCATGTATCAAGATTCTGACAAGAAGCAATTAGTCTGATAGTCTCCATGTTTAGatttattgtattttgttttgattcattatgtaatacattatttttttatattttgaaactaAACAAAGccttattatattaaaatagacTTTTCTATGTGATGTATAGTTAcatggaaataatattttgtgttttaattattgtttttaatgatgAAATAGACTATAAGTTAGCAAATAATTACAACTTCCAAAGTAAAGTGTAACAAATAAACCTAGGCCTCCTGCTTTGGTAAAGAAGTTTccaaaactaaattattataaagaaaagcCTCCtacaaaactaattaatatctTCAAGCTATTTGTTAGTTCTAGGTTtgtagttttaattatttattttatatattcaacTAGGCTGGAAGATCTACAACTATGgacttatatattatttcataatgaaTTGTGTTTtagacttttttattttattttattttttatttaaaaatttagcaTGAGAAAAGTCATGAACCCAActtaaatttgacacttttaatCTTTTAGATAATACTTTTTTCACAAttgatttcatgtttttttttctttcttccacTCATTTGTTCTATCTTTGCATTTTGGggcaattttaataataaaaaattacttcaaaacaaaaatcttgcttgaatatagttttattttatttttataattatttacttataaaatattatataatttccaaTGTCAATTTTCATTCAATGATTTTGTACAAACCCTAGCTTAGGCTCAACTTGGTCTTGATTAGTTGGGATAGTTATTAAGAAAATACAAGGAAGAACAATATCATGTTAACCCttaaaaattagtaatatattcATTGAAGTCCCTAAACTCAACTCATAAGTGTCATACAATCCCTCTAAATTGAATATAAACTTATCTTTGCCCTTAAATCTTTGCTCAATAACACTAATATTTTGCCCATACTAGCTTAAAAAGAGATGAATGCTCAATTCTTGTTATTTATGATGAGAGCCTTACTATGATAGGAACACACATAATAATTGTGTTTTTGGTAAATATTTGCCTCTCACATTCATTTGTACCATCACGAAATTGCTAACAACtggagttttttttataaaaattgaatggGATTCACAAGGTTATGTTAGGACACAATTGAGGGTTGCTAAGATGTTTGGATTGAGGTTAGTAATTGTCATACTTAGAAAAGTAATTAATCATGATTCTCATAGTTTTTTAAGTTCATCTCGTATGAGTATTCTTGTTAGTAATGTCTTATTTTTGTCGTTTGAACTCTACGAAGTATTGGGGGCGTTGTGAAATTCAACCatcttatatacatataaattaaaattattggcCTTAATTTGACAAAAGTAAAACATTAAGAAATGATTGagatatgtttgaaaaacttcaattaaatatgaaatcTTCATATTGAAACTCTTTAAGGACAACAAAAGTCTGTGAAACTGTGTGTCTGAATGTGAAGGAGGTTTCCTACTTACTCCATTTATTCCCCATCTCTTCTATTTAATTTTGGATCTGAGAGTGCAAAGCTCTTCAACACTTCATCTAAGAGAGAAtctcaaaatattatcacatttaTTTCCTTAAAAAACATTGTGTTTCAACGGCTAGCTAACTAGCTCTAACAGATCGAGTTATGTTGAGTTGTTTTTGTTGGAGCACAGACTCATCAGAACCAAAACCCCCATTTACTCTTCCTTCGCCAATTCCCAAATGGCCTCAAGGTATGTCTTCttattatatatcataattagctaaacaatatattaatttcaaaataatcttcttcatcttcttctcaggagaaggagaaggatcATATGGACAAGGAAAAATAAACCTAGGAGAAATCCAAGTCATGGAAATCACAACCTTTAACCTTATATGGAGCAGCGAACATTTCTCCACCAAGAAAGGAAAAGGCGTCGCATTTTATGAACCGGTCGGAATCCCAGAAGGCTATTTCTGTCTCGGCCATTATTGTCAGCCACTCAATCAGCCTCTACGAGGCTATTTGTTGGTCGCCGGATTTAACCCAGCCGCTGTCGTCGCCGCCGACGGCGAAGGCCTTCCGGCTCTCTCGGAGCCACTTGATTACACCTTGATATGGAGGACAACCGATCATGTTGGAAGTTGTTACATTTGGTTTCCGAGGCCACCGGAGGGATATAAATCTATTGGTTTCATCGTTACCAGCCAACCCGAAACGCCGGGTCTCGGAGAAGTCAGATGCGTCCGGGACGATCTCACGTCTGCATGCGAAACCCACGACTTGATCTTCGAATCCAATTCGAAGAAGTCTGTTCGGGTCTGGAAGACTCGGCCCGAAAAACGAGGACTCTGGGCCCGAGGAGTTTCCGTGGGAACATTCTTTTGCACGGAAACGGATCGCGGTCCAGAAGATCGAACCATTGACATCGCCTGTCTCAAGAACCTTGATTCAAACCTAACCGGGATGCCGAACCTAGAACAAGTGAATTCCCTCGTAAGTCATTACGGCCCGAgaatcttcttccatcctaacGAAATCTACATGCCTTCGTCCGTCCAGTGGTTTTTCGAAAATGGAGCTCGTATTTTCTCGATAAAGAATCTCGACGGAGAACGGATCGATTCGAACGGGTCAAACCTTCCGCCCGACGGATCTAACGACGGAGAGTATTGGATAGACTTGCCGAAGGATAAGGAGAAACGAGATTTTATCAAGTCGGGGAATCTCGAGAGTGCCGAGGTTTACGTTCACGTGAAACCGGCATTAGGAGGTACATTCACCGATATTGTAATGTGGGTATTTTGCCCGTTTAACGGACCCGCTACAATTAAGGCGAGTGTTATGAACATAAAAATGTCGAGAATCGGGGAGCATACCGGGGATTGGGAGCATTTCACACTTAGAGTTAGCAACTTCACGGGAGAGTTATGGAGCATGTACGTTTCTCAACATAGAGGCGGAGGATGGTTGGATGCGAGTGAACTCGAGTTCATCCACGGAGAAGGAAACCGCCCCGTCGTTTATTTGTCAAAATCGGGCCATGCTTGTTTCCCACATGCGGGATGTTATATACAAGGGACAACCAAACTTGGGATAGGTGTAAGGAATGTTGTAGCTCGGAGCAAGTTCTACATTGATTCAAACGCTAGGTATTTACTATCTAGGTTACAAATCgagttttttttccttttgttaTTGGTTCAATCGGTTTTGTTGGTTTAGGTACAAGATAATTGCGGCCGAGTATCTTGGAGGAGTGGTGAAGGAGCCACATTGGCTACAATACATGAGAGAATGGGGTCCAAGGGAGCTTTATGATGCATGGGCCGAGATCGATAAGGTGATGAGTCATTTCCCGTTATTTGTTCGTTTCTCGGCTAACTACTTTTTCGAATTGTTTCCTACTCAAATATACGGCGAAGAAGGGCCGTCGGGGCCTAAGGAGAAAGACAATTGGTTTGGAGATGAAAGGTGGTAAGCCATTGATCAAAGACATCTTTTACATATTGATGGAGTTaaagttatttttctttctatttatggatacaaatatttgattatgtgtTTGGTCATATATTTGTGATTATAACTGTGGATTTGGACTGTTACCACCCATTAcccatatataattaaagtgctgaaaataattaaatataaatttgcatgaAAATGGTTTAaagtttgtttctttttttaaggatattttattattattatttgatttagttGAAGAGAAAATGACAAAAGTTAAAACAAAATGCATATAAACAAAGAACGTGAAGTGAACAGATTAAGGAACAAACATGTCATAAATCTAACATGAGTGAatcaaaaaatgaagaaaaaaaagttagttaTACAAACAAACCGTTATTAACCTAGTTtaagctaaaaaaaaaaaatgccgTTATTAATCTCCCTCATAAGAGTTTCAAGATTGATTCCTTATGAATCcaaatgtatttttcttttaagttaaaaaGATTTTTCAATTATCTAATTATCTAtgaatatttcaataaaataataatttgattaaattttctgatttaatattacatatatttGGTAAcggaaattttgaaaaattgaccTGAACAATTTAGATGaattttttagtgaaaattgGATCAAATCCAACCGTTTAACTTTTAAACCGTGTGAACGTGTCGTGCTTGTTTATGTTTACTTTTTGAAAATAGTTGTaagttttttgaaataaaataaaataaaataacttggTACATTAATGATtgcattcaattaatattttttttctaaacaataaaatatatagttcagttttatttgttaaaaaacctaaaatgtcaaagtttaatatattacaaatcatattcaattattaaaaattcattaaaaacttaaaatattttcccactaaatttaaaattataaaataataacaaaaaattgtGCATTTCATCTTACAGTGCCAAATTGTTTGCTCAGCTTTTATCCACTGATCCAacaattaacataattattcaATCATAATTGAAAAGTACTAAAACAAGCAATTATTAACTGTATAAAGAGaagttaaaaaaacatttacaaaaatattctAGAAACATGATAaggttatattatttaagaattttttaaaaaaaaaaatgttatgtcTCTCGCCCTTTCCGATCGGTCGACTGCCAAAATAAAAACATCTCTCCTAAGCAAATAAAGAGAAGATAAACCTAGTCTCTTTTTATTCGGTTGGGGGACACGCGCTCTGTTCAGCCGCTTTTTTCTGACATCTGACCTGATCTCTCGAACAACCTATCTGGCAGTTTTACAGTTTTACAGATGTCGGCTCCTCACCCCTCCAACAAAAACATACATACATTGAGAATCCTCTCTCTTTATCTACCTAGGAATTTGAGAActgttttataatattatttatttttttaataatttttttttttatcttttggaCTAGTTAATAGggtaaaaaaaactagttttcttttgaaaaatcatttggcttttttttaaattattgaaattcattactatttataataaattattcaaaattttattttataacattataaatattaaaaataaataatattttactcattaaactctaaataaatcaaaataagttattttaaattaaataaaataatttcttttacaaataaccaaaattatttctaaagaaCCTCCATTTACGAGTTCAAGATATtgaatatggaaaaaaaatataagtcatTTAAAAGATCACCAAACAAATATGACATAATATTATGGTCAAAAATCATGAATAggtgaaacaaaaaaaatttatgtctCACAACTTATACCTAAATTTACTCTCAATAACTTATTTGTCTTAAAACTAATATGTATTTTTTCATCTAAAAATGAGagatcaaatatatttcatacaaaattaatgataaatgtGAGTGATTGAGAGAATATG from Impatiens glandulifera chromosome 5, dImpGla2.1, whole genome shotgun sequence includes:
- the LOC124938000 gene encoding uncharacterized protein LOC124938000, coding for MLSCFCWSTDSSEPKPPFTLPSPIPKWPQGEGEGSYGQGKINLGEIQVMEITTFNLIWSSEHFSTKKGKGVAFYEPVGIPEGYFCLGHYCQPLNQPLRGYLLVAGFNPAAVVAADGEGLPALSEPLDYTLIWRTTDHVGSCYIWFPRPPEGYKSIGFIVTSQPETPGLGEVRCVRDDLTSACETHDLIFESNSKKSVRVWKTRPEKRGLWARGVSVGTFFCTETDRGPEDRTIDIACLKNLDSNLTGMPNLEQVNSLVSHYGPRIFFHPNEIYMPSSVQWFFENGARIFSIKNLDGERIDSNGSNLPPDGSNDGEYWIDLPKDKEKRDFIKSGNLESAEVYVHVKPALGGTFTDIVMWVFCPFNGPATIKASVMNIKMSRIGEHTGDWEHFTLRVSNFTGELWSMYVSQHRGGGWLDASELEFIHGEGNRPVVYLSKSGHACFPHAGCYIQGTTKLGIGVRNVVARSKFYIDSNARYKIIAAEYLGGVVKEPHWLQYMREWGPRELYDAWAEIDKVMSHFPLFVRFSANYFFELFPTQIYGEEGPSGPKEKDNWFGDERW